The following nucleotide sequence is from Chloracidobacterium validum.
CGGCCGCAACACGAGAAACGGAAGGGTACGGTCGCTTCCCCCCGGCAACGCGCTTGACCAAGCCAACGACATCGAGTTGTTCCCCCTTGCGAATCCGAAGCTGCGTACGTAATCGCTCAGGCCATGGCTCGCGTGCGGGGTCTTTGAGTACTGACTCTCGCTGTCCGTCCAGGGATGACTTGGGCACGCCGGCCCGTCCCTTCGCCGGCGCAAAGTCTCGGCAGTTCTTGCGCCCGGCCAGCAGCCGCATCAGTCGCGCGCGGTCGGACTGGTACGGCGACGGGTCGGTACGCGCAACCCAAGCCGCGTAGAACTCGATGACGTCGTCAACTTGGTCGCCCCAGATGTCCTGGCGGATGGCGCCGGCGGCTTCCTCGTAGGCCTCATTGGCGAACGCAAGCCATGTCTGATGGGCTTCGTGCTTTGCTTGAGCTGCCACATGTTTTGGCTCCCCTGAGGGCAACTCCGCCAGGATGACGTTGGCAACGTTATCCACGTTGGAAGAGGCCGGGAAAATAAGCTTTCCGCCGTTGGCTTCAACCGATTTGGCCGCTGCCCGACTCATCTCGGACAGCAAATATGAACCAAACCACAGATCGCGGGTTCGCCGCGCGGCTGCGATGAACTCCTGCACCGGCCCAATAGAGATGACAAGTAGGTAGCTCATCGCGTCACCTCCGTGAAGCCTTTGGACTTGGCATAGGCGAGGAAGGCCTCAATCGCCGAGCCGTTCGGTGACCCTGCTAGGGGTGAGTTTGGGTACGTTGCAAGGTCTGGGTGGCGGATTCTAAGCGGCCCTACCTGCTGGACCTGCTGGTGGAGGGCAACTCCCGTCAAGGTGGGCGTCTTCAGCCTGACAATGAGCGGCACGAAGTTGCCGTCTTGTAGTGCCACTGGCTTGAGAATCAGCGGACTGGCCATTCGTTCACGCTCGTTGCCTTGTGGGTCGTCGTCTGGGTACAGAACCGTGTCAGGCGGCTCACCATTTTTTTGGTCTTGAAAGTGGAAGACGATGGGCAACCCTAGTTCTGCTCTGGGAAAGGCATCGTCGGGAATATGGTTGAGCCGAGCATGGCGGGGGCTCCGATGACCGGTTATGCGGCGAATGGTTTCGGGTTCCGGGTAGCGTGAGCGCCCGGGCCGATTGGCTCCCGGTTGCCCCGGGTTGCGCCCCACGCCTTCACCTTGACGGAAATGCCGGAAATGATGGATGGCATCACTCCAGGCATCCGATGCAGTGCCGAACGCTTTGCCGACCAAAAAGGCTTGTGCCAAAACAGGCCAGCCTTTTGGCTGGTCTGCCGTGAGGTAAGCCCTGGCTTTTGAAATGAGGTCAGCGAGGTGCTCTGGGATCAGTGAAGGACACCTTATCGCTCCGCAACCGCGCCGGGTTCGACTGCCAAGCCCGCCGAAGTTGACCCAGGCCCAGAGCGCCGGCTCAACCTGTTGCTCGAAGTCGATGGACTTGTGGCAGAGCACGGTCAGCCGAAAGCTGGCCGAGTGGATGCACGACGCTGGCTCCGTCTCGATTGTTTTCCGACCGCTCTCGAGCTTGCCCTGAAACGGAAACAGTACGTAAGACAAGTCCGGTTTGTTGAACGGCTCTTTCCAG
It contains:
- the cmr1 gene encoding type III-B CRISPR module RAMP protein Cmr1 — encoded protein: MPRFGQLPDCPPLPHVNLTSTVRAYDIELITPMFGGGVSTQTNDPSFPIRPTAIRGQLQFWWRATVGAQYAKPEELRSAQSAVWGDTTQASRVQVRVDKLVFSAPTPCAQYDRDRHDNSRYRSIPTWKEPFNKPDLSYVLFPFQGKLESGRKTIETEPASCIHSASFRLTVLCHKSIDFEQQVEPALWAWVNFGGLGSRTRRGCGAIRCPSLIPEHLADLISKARAYLTADQPKGWPVLAQAFLVGKAFGTASDAWSDAIHHFRHFRQGEGVGRNPGQPGANRPGRSRYPEPETIRRITGHRSPRHARLNHIPDDAFPRAELGLPIVFHFQDQKNGEPPDTVLYPDDDPQGNERERMASPLILKPVALQDGNFVPLIVRLKTPTLTGVALHQQVQQVGPLRIRHPDLATYPNSPLAGSPNGSAIEAFLAYAKSKGFTEVTR